A single Panthera tigris isolate Pti1 chromosome A3, P.tigris_Pti1_mat1.1, whole genome shotgun sequence DNA region contains:
- the ACTL10 gene encoding actin-like protein 10, giving the protein MASTALLALCSTGAFSGLAVEAGAGVCHATPLYAGHSWHEATFRLDIAGSTLSRYLRDLLVATCPDPSLRALPRKAITQLKKRCCYVSLDFEGDLHNSDRHHPVSFCLGNGCSVCLSSERFRCPEPIFQPSLLGQAEPGLPALAFQALQRVPATLRTRLANTVVLAGGSTLFPGFTERLEMELEAQCRRHGYGALRPHLVAKPGRGTAVWTGGSMVASLRSFQQRWITRAMYQECGSRLVHEVFN; this is encoded by the coding sequence ATGGCCAGCACGGCGTTGTTGGCGCTCTGTTCCACTGGCGCGTTCAGCGGGCTGGCCGTAGAGGCAGGTGCAGGCGTGTGCCACGCCACACCCCTCTATGCGGGCCACTCGTGGCACGAGGCCACCTTCCGGCTGGACATCGCAGGGAGCACCCTGTCGCGCTACCTGCGGGACTTGCTGGTGGCAACGTGCCCTGATCCATCGCTGCGGGCCTTGCCCCGTAAGGCCATCACACAGCTCAAGAAGCGCTGCTGCTATGTGTCGCTGGACTTTGAGGGTGACCTTCATAACTCTGACCGCCACCATCCGGTCAGTTTCTGTTTAGGCAACGGGTGCTCTGTCTGCCTCAGCAGCGAGCGCTTCCGCTGCCCGGAACCCATCTTCCAGCCGAGTCTGCTAGGCCAGGCCGAGCCAGGACTGCCTGCACTGGCCTTCCAGGCACTGCAGAGGGTCCCTGCGACTCTAAGGACGCGGCTGGCCAATACCGTGGTGCTGGCCGGTGGTTCCACGCTTTTCCCTGGCTTCACTGAGCGCCTGGAAATGGAGCTAGAGGCGCAGTGCCGGAGGCACGGCTATGGGGCACTGCGGCCTCATCTGGTGGCCAAGCCTGGGCGTGGCACAGCAGTGTGGACAGGTGGCTCCATGGTGGCCTCCTTGCGTTCCTTCCAACAGCGCTGGATAACTCGGGCCATGTACCAGGAGTGTGGCTCCAGGCTGGTGCACGAAGTGTTCAACTGA
- the CA3H20orf144 gene encoding uncharacterized protein C20orf144 homolog — protein sequence MGNNSSHKRTKVPKQACRERPPDMDKAGWKQQFFSHLKRKKPNAKIVLLFPLDKQQQLSDVAAGSGARPGRPGEDATGAPVGSPAAAPTLRGAGDCADRREGARARDLKTILVLLLLLDARLQEGRCAAGAPGAGGGAKVAQGWQRLYSRLLTDVQANREADPAEEQPRKRRRCPRSRP from the exons ATGGGAAACAACAGTTCTCACAAGAGAACCAAAGTGCCCAAGCAGGCCTGCAGGGAGAGGCCACCTGACATGGACAAGGCTGGGTGGAAACAGCAGTTCTTCAGCCATCTCAAGCGGAAGAAGCCAAAC gccaAGATCGTGCTGCTTTTCCCCTTGGACAAGCAGCAGCAGCTATCCGACGTGGCGGCGGGCTCAGGCGCACGGCCCGGGCGTCCAGGCGAGGACGCGACGGGCGCCCCCGTGGGCTCCCCGGCGGCGGCGCCCACGCTGCGAGGAGCGGGTGACTGTGCTGATCGGCGCGAGGGCGCACGCGCGCGAGACCTGAAGACGATCTtggtcctgctgctgctgctggacgCGCGGCTGCAGGAGGGGCGCTGCGCGGCCGGCGCGCCcggagcggggggcggggccaAGGTCGCGCAGGGCTGGCAGCGGCTCTACTCGCGCCTGCTGACCGACGTTCAGGCGAACCGCGAGGCCGACCCCGCCGAGGAGCAGCCGCGCAAGCGGCGCCGCTGCCCTCGCTCGCGGCCCTGA